A DNA window from Xanthomonas campestris pv. campestris str. ATCC 33913 contains the following coding sequences:
- the rnc gene encoding ribonuclease III, whose amino-acid sequence MSNRTFQRGDPIGHAFADPGLLAQALRHRSAGTPHNERLEFLGDGIVNLLIAEALYQRWPKADEGALTRARAELVREGALAVIGRTLNLGERLTLGPGELKSGGHRRDSILADAVEAIVAAIYLDCGFERCRAVVLPWFEPSLAALPVGKAEKDPKTRLQEWLQARQLPLPQYALISESGDEHAKQFHVACILEQPAARAEGQGTSRRLAEQQAAATVIAQLDSNT is encoded by the coding sequence GTGTCGAATAGAACTTTCCAGCGCGGTGATCCGATCGGACATGCGTTTGCCGATCCGGGTCTGCTCGCCCAGGCGCTGCGTCATCGCAGCGCCGGGACGCCGCATAACGAGCGTCTGGAATTCCTGGGCGATGGCATCGTCAATCTGCTGATCGCCGAGGCGTTGTATCAGCGCTGGCCCAAGGCCGATGAAGGCGCCTTGACCCGTGCGCGCGCCGAGCTGGTGCGCGAGGGCGCGCTGGCCGTCATTGGGCGCACCCTCAACCTGGGCGAGCGCTTGACGCTGGGCCCGGGCGAATTGAAATCCGGCGGGCATCGCCGCGATTCGATCCTGGCCGACGCGGTCGAAGCGATCGTCGCGGCGATCTATCTGGACTGCGGGTTCGAGCGTTGCCGCGCGGTGGTGCTGCCCTGGTTCGAACCGTCGCTGGCCGCGTTGCCGGTCGGCAAGGCCGAGAAAGATCCCAAGACCCGGCTGCAGGAATGGCTGCAGGCACGGCAATTGCCATTGCCGCAGTACGCCCTGATCAGCGAAAGCGGCGACGAACACGCCAAGCAGTTCCATGTCGCCTGCATCCTTGAGCAGCCAGCCGCCCGCGCCGAGGGGCAGGGCACGTCTCGTCGGCTTGCCGAGCAACAGGCCGCAGCCACCGTCATCGCACAACTGGATTCGAACACGTGA